Part of the Capsicum annuum cultivar UCD-10X-F1 chromosome 12, UCD10Xv1.1, whole genome shotgun sequence genome is shown below.
CTAAGTAAGGACAACTACTCGTTAATAATTAGTTTAGCaatcaagaaataaaattagaaatcaaaaattgaaactaagaaattGAAACCTGAGCAAAATTAGATTTTGGATGGTTTGGATATATTTtggtgagatgtgaacacaggtGACCATATGCTCTTTGCAGTTGGGACTTCGTAGGTCAAAACGATGAACCTGGAAATCACCTGCGTTGGTGATCTGCTGGCATAGATGGGCCATCTGACCATGCATGTGGCCCAAACAGAACAACTGAAGCCTTCAGATTTTAAACTTTTTATGGGCCCTCTTGTATTCTCTTTCCTAGTATCTTCcccttttaaaatatttctttgtaCCAACACCTTAAACACCTTCCTTTCACCTTTCTTTTGGATATAaaaacatctttttttttattaatcttcTTCTTAAAGATATGAAAattcttcaagaacaccaagaacaaatATGAAGATACAAAATTCACAACTTTCCCAttttaactcaaaattaaatGAAACTTGAGATTTAAGCTCCCTTTTGTAATGAGGAACAACCTCCAACAACTTTTAACACtcaaatccataccaaaatttttagatttttaaaccCATTTGCACATTTCTTCAAGTTCTAAACTCAAAAATGATGGATTCTCCAAAACCTTGGCAATTAACACCAAATTTCAGATCTAGGGTCATTTTAATTTGGAAAATACTTTTTAGTAACTCATATATTTTAATTCTAATCCAAATTTGATAGATCTAAGAATCcacttcactttttcttcaagctcaagaaCACAACAATGGGGTGTCTTCAAATCCACttaaatcaaactcaaatttcagatttcaaCTCCAATAATACTAGATAAAGCAAATCTAGTataaaaactacaaaaatgactaaaaaaaatacaaatatttttagggTTTCGgggaaaaatgaaatttttagatatttttttaaaaagttgtaaGGTAACAATTCCAAAACTAGAATCATGGAAATGATCCTAAGTATTGccctgataccaaatgatagtcACCAAACTATGAAAAGACGAAACAAACATAAAAACTAGAAGAAATCATAGAATTGACATgcggaaaaaaataaagatagataataAGACATAAAAggagaaaattaataaaatcaaaggGTACATTAAACCCTAAAACCTCGATTGATTGATCCTAAAAGAAGCACCCTATAACTACGAAGACCTTGAGAAAATCATAATGCCCTCGAAATCCCTATTTCTAAGTAGTAACCAACATGCTTTTCCATGCACCCAATTTTTTCCAAGAGTTCCAcaatttcaatattcatcaaaaactaaaCAGGAAGAAGGGAAAAACTATTATTTATAGCCATGGGCAATATATTGCAAAGATGAGCCCAAAAGTGATCCATTTCAATAAATTAGGGCATCTGCTAGCGGAGATGGGCCACCTGCTAGCGCAGATGACATAACCTCTAATCTGCTGCAACATATCTCCATCTGTTGGGGAATTTTGGGGGTGTATGTCACTCCATCATGCCGTTTAGTTTTTCTTACCTACCCAACGACCCTTCTAATGACTTCCTTGACTCCAAGCTCTCTTTCATATATGGTATTGCTCAACTTGGAGCTCAAAATGGATCCTCCACACACGTCTTTGTGGCTTGGATCCCTTGATGTCGCCATTGAAATATAAGACAAGAAAGGTTGATACcgatttggcttgtatcatctaTCCTTCCCAAAATTCATTTTATGAAATTATACTAGGTATGTTGATGTTGTATAGTTATACTTTTTGCaaagattatttaaaataatgtccATACTTGAATATACTTAAATACAATTTTATAAGTTAAACATGAGCCAGAAAATAAGTTAAaaggtatttttcaaatttaGCGCTCATTTGACTATgtgatttgaaatcatgatttcaaacCATGATATAAAATCATTTGAAATGAAGTTGAAGTTTCATTTGAACATGCaatttgaatttcttaagttGTGACAGGAGGATGATGTTCGGATGGTAAGAAACGCTCGCTTTCAACTCTAAGATTGTGAGTTCGAGTCACCAAGAGAGAAAAATTCGAGGCCCTAGGGAAggttttaaaaaagtaaaaaataaataaattcttaatttacattttttctcataaacataaaactcataaattatgaaaactatcaaaattttctCAAGTTTTATACAATCTTATCAAATAAGCAAAAGTTTATAAATAAATTGGTAATTTTGGTTGgtagttataaatatatttaccaaCTTCTGGATCTTTTCGTACAAAGTATAAATATATCTCCATGATTctcttataaataaatatttgccAATTACAAACTTTCAGATACACATAATTTATAAAGATTCCTTAGCCAACAAAAATAGTAACtaattattctttaatataatcTTTTTACATGGTATAAATAATCTCTTTAAGCTGAGTATGTTTCCTTTTTTGAatctcaaatcatgattttattttttatatttttgaaaattcagaAGTACATCTCGTGATTTGAAATTTTGATATGAAATCGCACGTTCAAAGGTTCActcaaaatacaactttaaaatGGATTTGAAACTTATATGTCACGCACTCATTTAcactaattttcaaataaagtgaaaattattctaaaaataaaacgTAAAGAATTTTCACGCTCAAATGGGTTCTTAATTAATTTAACTCTCACTTTATCCATCGTTGTCTTTTAACGCTTTCCGATGCCAATCTGCCATAACATTCAACTTTTACAGTAACATTACAGTTTTCTTTCCTATAATATTGACGCTCAATCTTCTTCTTAGTAAtacttcttattttctttctaattctTAAAGAGATTATATTTTCTGGTTTCCATGGATCAATATTATTCTTTCAATTTAAATGGGACCTTTATCTCATCATCATCCCAATAAAGTATTATCTGATTTAATTcctgttttcttttatttttcatattctttcaaaaaaatattttgtattttatattcatAAAGATAGCAATCATATTGTGGTAGTTACGCCTCCCaaacacattaaaaaaaaaaactagtaaaaTTTTAGCATTGTAAGAATCGTGCCGAATTTTAAATATTAGTCAAAAATATTAACGACACGATATGATAATTTTGAAGGACAAAGGAGTCAATGATAAATTTAAGAACTCTGTGCTAACTTCAAAGACTACTGTAATGTTAATTTAGATGCTTTAAACACAATAGTAGTTGTTTTACAAATATATGTTTAACTCTGTGTCAATGGGATTTCTGAGTTTCTACcctagcatgaaaaataaaaagctCTAGAAAGCAAAAAACTTTTAAGTTTCATGGCTTATCCATCATAGAATAATTGTAAATTATTTTGGATGTTTGAACATGCAATGTTTGTTTAGCTATGTTACTGATTATGTGTATTTTGGCAGTCTTTAATTTAGTATAAACAACCTCTAAAGGCTTAAAACTCTAAATATATTGGATTTCCatcataaaattttcataatgtctctttgaatgtttgaatatggGATATCACGACCTGAGACTATCCCTTCGTTGTCACAAGATGCTTAAAGCCTCAAGTGattcccaagctaacccatgatttggcACGACACTATGAAtattgaacaacaacaataacaacatacccagtgtaatcccataaagTGTGGTCTGGTGAGGGTAAAGTGTACTCAatccataccattacctcagaTGAAGTACAGAGGCTGTTTTCCATAAACCTccggctcaggacagataacagtataacaaataacaaatagaaaacataaaagcacacaactaaaatgggataacacaccgctagataataaagaaaataaggcaCTCACAAAGTAATACTATAAATTATCTATTCGAAATTGAAGACATCATCGAAATACCATGAACAAACAGCTATATGCGTAGATACAAGCAAACGCACTCTTATATACTATTACGGACGAACTCCTGCCTACTAACGCTCTACTCTAATCCGCGTACTCCACACCTTCCTActaagggtcatgtcctccgtaagctgtaactgctccatatcatgcctaagcACCTttataatgacccgagactacccctagtcgtcatACAGTGCttgcgaccccgaaggaccacaagttaacccatgaatgatatctgctgtgagcactgaacaataaaactgaaataaatgcagaataatgggctgaaatgaCCTAAGGTTCAAagcatctaaaatactaataaaatataataacatttgaatctgaatactgtctgaaaatctagtctgaaaagcctctaacagaatctgtctgaaagtggagttgatgggacaatccccaactaactccatctactaaaatactgctaagctgaagtactgaaataaaagcatatcctcgatagatgaggactctctgctaaatctgctactggtggttgaatctggctaagcgcagtcaggaacctgagcattcgaacctatgatatgaaacatcatagcgcaagaaacgggtatgcgattagtacatgggaatatactagtatgctaaattaggtaaggctgaatgcatgggttcatatgcatgaacaataactaactgaatgatatacaaaagctggattagcatacatgaaggatctgtaactactgaacatattgTGCCTACTGTGAttggaactgaatctgataactgataactgaatatactaataatctaggatcactgataatctgaattactgttaactgagtggttgtatctgacagtcctgattttgtagaactgaactgagttctattctgaagagtGAGACCGAAACTGAAAtcgtgagaggtaatcatctaaccgatatgccccaaataagataagataactgagctggggtccaatctgtaactctaattagaagggtgtcagtaccgtgccatgggtaaagacaagctaaggAGTAACCCTCTATTGGTAGTTCCCTAAATAAGAACAGtgttaccctctactggcaggtagtgcacctcatcaaccctcaactggcaggtgttATGTCTCCACtaacgctggctacgtagttctgaaatgcaaggattatttctaaggatcacaccctctgctggaaggtgagcccccattcttgggttcacttgatgctggattctactcccaactgaaggacactaaactgttgtactggactgaattcactgagattactgaattttcctaagttctgtaattgactgaattctactgagttctgtaacgaattgagagtactactgatcgtgacatgactgataatattctgtaactgacatggctctaggtaaacagctaaattgttgggagttaaatatccctaggactcgatagcataaaaagtaaagaaaagcatcatcttgaataacataacaatgttcacttggtcataattcattcatagagaaattccatcaaacacttgtaatatattaacttgtacataaatggggaatacATATTAGCATGCTatatggcattatttcattcacacagacaatttatcaaacacataagaagcatacttggttcattagatcataaacacttagggttaacatggttacaataatcaacttacaaattgaaggatttatcaggattatcatgtaattcaacacatgcTAGAATCAATTTTTGGAACtagtaatctaaatcatggattaaaagtCAAAcaataccatgaacatgaattcaatctaattcaaacatggaattcataaatcataaatcttgtatattgaaaaaggattcttggggtccatggaaggtaaggatccatttttttttttttgaattaaaagtattttatttctttaaaaagtgAAACAATAACAGAAGTGGATCAATCACTGGGGAagttgagaagaaaagaaaatacaaaaaaagaaaaacagcAAAGCAAAATACgaaaaaagacaaaagaaaaaccAAAGCTAAGCAAACAAAATTCCTCTTTTCGCTATTCATCGCAGGACGCTCTAGTTGATATCAGTGTACTGAGGACGATGGAGTTGGCTTGTAGAGCACCCAATCAAATCATTCTTCTACCAGCAATTCTTTTTTGAGGAATTTGGGTTGATTGCTCGTAGGGCATTCAAAAACTCTCACGAATGCCAAGTCAATCTAATCCATGAAGACATCTTCAATTCCTCATATATACAACCGTAGGTCGATGAATTCCTTGGTTTGAAACTTCACAGCCAACAACAAATGTCGAAATCCTCTACAGGAGTTTGCAGCACCCAGAAAGGAGATTGAGTGATTACAGGTGTGGTCAAGTGTTTTTTTATCAATGATCAAAGAACACTCTTCATTTTCTCTAGCAGGATGAGTCATAGACTAGTACCACTGCCAAAAGATGGAATGGAGAGTGTTATTTGATCACCTATAGTACACCCTCGACGTAATGTTCCTTAGTAGTTCGTCTTTATCTTCAAACTTGATGTACAATGATGTATTATGTTGGTGATGAGCAGTTGAACTCCTTGTTTTGGAACTTCTTGATTCTGATGTTTGGCATCTGGGATTTATCCATATTAAGGATTGTCTTGGCCTGTGTTGGTAATTCCTGAAAAGAGTTAAATGTTAATTTCTTAGTACCTGCAAAACAGTGAACATAGTTAGATAAAAAATCTGCTAGTATGTTTCCTTCTCTGAATATATGTGTTACTGCCACCATCATATTAGCCATTAAcctccttattttctttatctctaCTGAAATAGTCCATGGTACCTCCCACACACCTTGTACAACTCTCTTTGCAATCAGAGAATCTGTTTCAATAATCAATGGGGTGAATTGATTATTGAAGCAGTGTTTTAGAGCTATTCTTATAGCCATGACTTCAGCGTTAAGACTGTTATCTTCTTCCAGTTTCCTTGATTCTGCATAAGTTAAATCACCTTCCCAGTTTCTAATACAGAATGCACACGAGCTGGTACCAGAATTCTTTTTGAACGAGCCATCAGTATTACACTTATATACTCCTTGTTTCGGAGCTGACCATGTAATGACTTGAGCTTGAATCGGTGGCATATACTGATCCAAAAACTGAATTATTTCAGGCCATGACGTTGGCATATGATTTAACCAAGGGTATCTGTTTCGAGCAAATAGAGAGATGTTAGTATTAACTTCCATCTCCATTCTCCAATAAGAGTATTTGCCTCCATTCTTTACTGTGTTCCTTGCCTTCCAAATCTGCCAAAGGATGAAGATTGGCATAGCTTGATATACAGGTTTCAACTTAGTGTTGCATTTAGCATTCCACCATCTGTATATTGTATATTTGAGTTGTATAAAAGGACCTGGTACACCTGCAGAGGAAGAAAAAACATGCCATAATCTAGCAGATTTTTGACAAGTAACAAACAAATGGTCCCAGGTTTCTGTTACTTGATCATTGCAACAGGTGCAGATTCCATTGTAAGAGAAACCCATACTTCTATTCATCTCCCCAACAGGTAGTCTTTGCTTGCATAGTCTCCAGAagaagaaattaattttaaaaggaaTTCCTTTGACCCACAAGAGCCTATATAATTCCTTTTCGTCAGCTCTATGCCTGATTAATTCCCAGGATGAGCTCACAGTGAACTTGCCAGAGTTATTCGGCATCCACCATGCATGATCCCATCTTTCATCTTCAATCATTTAATCAATTTTAGACAGGATATGAATGCAAATGTCTTTAGGGAAAAGTTGATTAATCAAGTCTACATTCCAGCATCCGTTTTTCAACAATTGTTTAATGTCCTCCACCTCATAATTGAAAGAGTAATTGATGGGAAGCAAGAAATACAAGGCACCCAACTTAGTCCAATTGTCAAACCAAGCACTAGAATGACCACATCTTGGTTCCCACCGAATTTGTTGGTCAACGATATCTCTAGCTTCCAACATTAATTTCCACGTTTGTGACCCCCCTCTCCAATCTACCACTTGAGGTCTATGCCTTTTACAGTACTTGTTCCAAAGGAAATTAGACCACAAGGATTTTTTAGTTCTAAAACTCCACCATAACTTAGCAAAGAGGGCTTTTGAAACATCAAAGAAAGACTTAAATCCTAGCCCTCCTTCCTCTTTGGGTAAGCACATATCTAGCCAAGATACCCAGTGTTTATTCCTACTTACTTCCTTGAAGTTCCATAGAAATTTTGCAAAAACTCTATAGAGATCATGTAAGACACACTTAGGAGGAGAAATAACTGTAAGAAGGTAAATAGGAATGCTTTGCAATACACTCTTGATAAGGACATATTTACCACCAAAAGACAGAAGTTTGCCTTTCCAAGATTGCAAAACGTTATGAACTTTTTTCACCAATTCTGCAAAATAAACTTTCTTTTTCTTAGCATGACCTATAGGACATCCCAGGTAGTTGAAAGGGAACTTACCTTTGATAAAACCATTAATATCTTCAACGTCATGAACAATACTTCCTGCAACTTTATTATGTACATAAAACAAACTTTTGCCTTTGTTTATCTTTTGGCCAGATTGTAGTTCATAAGTAGAAAGAATATGCATAATCAGCTGCATACTTCTCTTGTCTGCAGATGTGAAGATGATGGTGTCATCTGCATACGAGAGGTGATTAATTGGCTCACTCCATTTAGGCATTCCAAAACTCTTAAAATCTTTGTTATAAAACAAGTCATTTAAGTTTTTAGATAACACTTCCGCAGCCATAATAAAAAGGGCAGTTGATAAAGGATCACCCTGCTTCACACCTCTAGTCGAATGAAAGAAGCCATGTGACTGGCCATTAATCAAGATAGAATACCGGTTATTAGAAAGCAATCTCCAAATTTTATCGATAAATCCTTTATCAAAACCC
Proteins encoded:
- the LOC107849271 gene encoding uncharacterized protein LOC107849271, whose product is MIEDERWDHAWWMPNNSGKFTVSSSWELIRHRADEKELYRLLWVKGIPFKINFFFWRLCKQRLPVGEMNRSMGFSYNGICTCCNDQVTETWDHLFVTCQKSARLWHVFSSSAGVPGPFIQLKYTIYRWWNAKCNTKLKPVYQAMPIFILWQIWKARNTVKNGGKYSYWRMEMEVNTNISLFARNRYPWLNHMPTSWPEIIQFLDQYMPPIQAQVITWSAPKQGVYKCNTDGSFKKNSGTSSCAFCIRNWEGDLTYAESRKLEEDNSLNAEVMAIRIALKHCFNNQFTPLIIETDSLIAKRVVQGTKKLTFNSFQELPTQAKTILNMDKSQMPNIRIKKFQNKEFNCSSPT